The region catttgagattttttagcctaattgagaattgagatgcattatcagctactcatttttattaaatgagtggtccagaatttgccagatgaaaaatatttttagatattATGAAAGGGCAAAATGGTAATTTCacggtacattttattcaataaatatttttttaattttattttttaaaatttttaaaaaatgttttattattatttttttaaattttcttttatcaactacatatacaattcatgtcaactacacacatataatgtcaattatgtgtacaatatatgtcaactacatatacaattcatgtcaactatacacatataatgttaGGGATGTGATCCAATGCAAACCATATACCTAATACAAACTCAAAACTTTAATCCCAACCATTAATTATAACAGATCTGTGGTTAATATTGCGTAGAATTTCTATCTCAACAAGAGCATGTATTTTGTCAACAGAGGGTATTTTTGTAAGTTAAGTTTCTGAACGGTTTATGCGTTCCTAATTTCTCTCCAACCTTCCAAAactgaaaatattcacatcttcGAAAGGATCTTAACACCATTGTAATTGACGTCGAAACTTTAATTGCGTTGATTCTTTGTTGATGTTGAATTTTGTGTTGAAATAGTGTTGATTCTATGTTGATTCTAAAATATGTGTTAATCTTATGaagattttttgttgaatttgtgttGAATCGATCGTATtgcttttttgttgaattatgaAATCTGTGTTGATTTTATGCGCTGAAATTTCGTTGATTCTTTTGTTCTGCCGTTGGTGATTTTTTGCGTTGAAATTGCGTTGATTTTTTTGTTCAGCTGAAGTTGAATATTTTGTTGAAATCGTATTGATTCTATGTTGATTCTAAAATCCGTGttgattttttgttgaatttgtgttGAATAGATCGTGTtgcttttttgttgaattatgaAATCTGTGTTGATTTTTTGCACTGAAATTTCGTTGATTCTTTTGTTCTGCCGTTGGTGATTTTTTGCATTAAATTGCATTGATTCTTTTTTCTGCTGCTGCTTCACAAATAATCGCCGCTGCAGCCGTTGAATGAGGGTTGAGAGAACGAGGGGGAGAATAGTCGAAAAGGAGAGAGAGTGACGAAAAGGTAAAAAGTTGGAATGAGGGGGAGTAATTGAAACGGTTTAATTAACATGAATAGTGGAAGGAGAGAGAACGACGAAATTGAGATTTCACaattattctataattaaaTGATTCACCGTATTATGAAAGTGTCTAATATACCCCCTGTTGACAGATTCATAGaagttaaaaaaatttaaatcttgAAACATAATAGGTGTTGATCTATAATAATTAGTGGCTAGGATTAACGTTTTGAGTTTGTATTAAATATATGGTTTTCATTATATCATTATGTAATAGCCGCGAACTCATTTCGTGAGATTTATGAAATAAAGTTGAAACGTAGAACGACTACGTCTTTTAATTTAGTCATTACGAGTACGATGCAAACCGTGTTTTGAGAAAACGCTTGTTAGAggcacaaaaaaaataaatagccGTTTATTTCTTAAGTAAATGAGATACGAGGTATACATCTCGAGCTAAGTCTCAAGTTTACAAATGTTTGACAATAAAAAGAAAGCGAAGGAAAACAAAACAAGGAATATTAAGCAAGGATATTCAGCCATCTCGAGCCAAAGCACTCTGCACCAGGGCCTCGGGCCTCGCTTTCGTTCGACCGCAGGGTCAAGAACAACGAAACGTGACACACGAGGTCGTTTCAGCCAGCCACTCCTTCACCCCATCGCCACTTTCCAACTGCAAACACCACCAAACAAAACCAATAAGCACCGATAACTAGCAATCAAAGCAAAAGGGAGTAAGAGGCAACACTACCTTCCTTGTTGAAGACCAAAATTTGCCAAGATAGGGAGGATGGAGGGCAGCTCTTACAGCCTTTTCCTCCACCAGCCGAGAGGCTGCCACGAACCAGAATAAAAAGAAGAGGAGAGCTGCAGCAACTCTGCACTCCAGCTCGAGTACCACCCCTGCCTTTCCCAGCCTTAACCGCAGGCTGCAATGGGACAAATAAGCCTGCAACGTCTGCCTTCCAGCTGCAGCAAACTGCAGAGCTGCAGTTAACAACCTCTGCCCATTCTTGTGCACCTGCCACAACAAAAAACAAGTTCCATTTATGAATCCAAGTACTAAGTACCCACATGAAGCCAAATGCAGTTAAAATTTCAGTAGGATACAAACAAGAATACAGCAGCCCCTTAACAGCACCGGGTACATGTCTGCAGCGTTGCAGGAAGGAGCAGGAAATCAAAGGGGCAGCCGAGGATCCCCTTTCCCCTGACATTTAGTAACAAActtgcagctttcagttacaacccctataaatacctcttgcctcagtttcACCCTCCATCACATAACAATATACTCACTAAACGGAGCAACAAGTGGATGAGTGAGGGAGATCAAGACCGAGGAGGGGAGCAACTTAGCAAGTTCAGTAGAGGTGCAGGGGAAATGTAACACCCATCAGCTCAAAATCTTAAGTCTAATAGCATCATTTTGAGCATGATAGAAACAAAGCATGAAAGCGATTCATAATAACATGAGGATCTGAGAAGAATAGTAAGCCTCCTTTCCACACAGAATCAGTCACATAGAAACAACAGTCAACATGAGAAAGAATCAATCTTTTAAAATAGGTACTAATAACCCTAAGCCCCAAACCAGAACCTTGCTCGAATCTGTTATATCAACGCGAACTAAGACTAGCCAATAACAAGAGAAACACGATAAACTAGTAGGGACTTAGCTTCGGCGTGGTGAAGGTCCGATTAGACAGCGAGCTGCTATGGGGTCTTGACAGGAAGAACCGCCGTCTGCGTATCACTCCTAAGCCGAGAGATTCGGCGTCGTCGAAGGGAGAAAAGATGGATGCGACGGCAGCAATAAGACGGTTGCTCATCCTTGAATGCGGGCGGTGGCGGTGATGTCGTGTCTGGATACCGACGTCATCGCGAAAGGCACCGCGAACCGTGAAGCGACAGAGGGGCACCAGGTACAGCCGACAGTGGCGACGGCAATACCGTCGGCCCGACGTCGGAGCCGTCGGCCCGACGTCGGGCGATCGGCGTAAGGACGCCGAGGAAGAGAGAGATTGGAGGCTAGGGctttgaaaattgaattagAGAGAAAGGGGGAGGTAGGCCGACGAGAGAGGGGAGTATATCTTTCCTTTGGGCCGAACCTCTTGATTTTAAAGCCTCTTTAGTTTTGAGTTGGGCCAAGAAATTTAATTAAGTTGGGCTCCTCATTAAAGATGGAATGAATTGGTGTGAAGaaaaataataagcacacgcttaggcatgcatacatgcaagataaataattacttaaagcctaatttaagtacattatttttgtaaaggaacgtcgtcgctcgacgagtaatcTCAGGACAAGGAAAGTACCCGTTTTGTAAGAgtttaagcaatcgaggtgggctttctcttctttcttttaaagcgtgttttatgtgaaaacatgattatttgaatgagttgtcatgcccagttttattttataactATCTATCTATTGGCTATGCGAACTAGTTAAATCGAATttgggtcccagtagggccttGAGCTAGCACAAGGTTGGCCGAAAActctactcggactagtgtacacatagggaccgtgagctagcgccaggttggccggtccaagggccgtgagctagcgccaggttggccggtccagggGCCGTGAGCTAGctccaggttggccggcccagtgatcgtggaatgtggctgaaagagcaggtttgtgtcaggtgtcgtgtcgagcacaggatgtatcctactgatcaggatggaaccccagctatgcctgaacctggtatcaataattcctcaacccacttctactgactagtatagtggacgtaagggtcgaattccacagagatgaatgcgctttgggaattgtggtgaaattctggaaaggtttggttagctaccacgctttgggttgagactttatctaggctggaatttaagatgttagtctactgactaggaggcgtggagaaagatgattgacatgtagctgtgtacgtggaaagtggggagcataggtttcaggaaatatatggaaagtacgagtttactataaaaggctaaacggaatatcagaggaaaagaggtagttaggtgactaggcctacagatctgaaaagtgacagctgaaaagtaaaggacaaaagtagCAAGTGGttaaaaaagcaaaagtggtccaaaagttagatggagatgttgtcttcttcaacatgaatcaaatcagatcagcgAATCCAGAATTATCACCATAGAAACACAGATCAACAACTTCCTGagaacagatctacaattaaaaactcaaatcaaaagatcaaataccgaaactgcaactaaacttactgtgcgacatgcaaggtggcagaaa is a window of Salvia splendens isolate huo1 chromosome 3, SspV2, whole genome shotgun sequence DNA encoding:
- the LOC121797439 gene encoding uncharacterized protein LOC121797439, encoding MSGERGSSAAPLISCSFLQRCRHVPGAVKGLLYSCLYPTEILTAFGFMWVLSTWIHKWNLFFVVAGAQEWAEVVNCSSAVCCSWKADVAGLFVPLQPAVKAGKGRGGTRAGVQSCCSSPLLFILVRGSLSAGGGKGCKSCPPSSLSWQILVFNKEVGKWRWGEGVAG